A genome region from Triticum aestivum cultivar Chinese Spring chromosome 2B, IWGSC CS RefSeq v2.1, whole genome shotgun sequence includes the following:
- the LOC123042668 gene encoding cilia- and flagella-associated protein 251-like, with protein MGPRPPSSPACAVMRKRASSGLTAYLIARQEIQRKMDELAEKELGPDGKERFLATVLSQDKMRSMEEMIADSARNIFQEYFHMLHQSPMEEEEEEEEEEEEEEEDELELEEEDEEEDEEVEEEEEEEEEEEELEEDDDDEELRMTIQVSFLCDQIGDLVLELLKMVPDEEPENQLLSSVTRLNRLQWITDSINNFVSEIAVRVSREQMIERTRKEKEEQERFRQQGQEVRSSEKKQEQEKREIDGEAAVAGGRLVTMAMDRGLEGKDVEGEAVISEDAAAAAEYEEEAFARFRRSWECRQGANSFEDLTLFSPMLFTHCTPGFKPVDGVLARTVQICSIKLTHVKHFKWPLQLYGVVAARDAVDGRRNPIFLRPRDDCQILNESDPFLH; from the exons ATGGGGCCCCGACCACCAAGTTCGCCGGCTTGCGCAGTGATGCGGAAAAGAGCAAGCAGCGGCTTAACGGCCTATCTGATTGCGAGGCAGGAGATacagaggaagatggacgagttgGCCGAGAAGGAGCTTGGGCCGGATGGCAAGGAGAGGTTCCTTGCCACTGTACTCTCCCAAGACAAGATGAGGTCGATGGAGGAGATGATCGCCGATTCGGCGCGAAACATCTTCCAAGAATATTTTCATATGTTACACCAATCGccgatggaagaggaagaggaagaggaagaggaggaggaggaggaagaggaggatgagctggagctggaggaggaggatgaggaggaagatgaggaggtagaggaagaagaagaagaggaggaggaggaagaggagttggaggaggacgatgacgacgaggaATTACGCATGACTATTCAGGTATCCTTCTTGTGCGACCAGATCGGCGACCTGGTACTAGAACTTCTGAAGATGGTTCCAGATGAAGAGCCGGAAAATCAATTGCTGTCCTCGGTCACAAGGCTAAATAGATTGCAGTGGATCACAGACAGCATCAACAATTTCGTCTCAGAAATTGCGGTGAGGGTGTCGAGGGAACAAATGATAGAGAGAACACGCAAAGAGAAAGAGGAACAGGAGAGGTTTCGCCAACAGGGCCAGGAGGTGAGGAGCTCGGAGAAGAAACAGGAGCAAGAGAAGAGGGAGATCGACGGAGAAGCAGCTGTCGCCGGAGGCAGATTAGTCACTATGGCAATGGACAGGGGCTTGGAGGGCAAAGATGTCGAGGGTGAAGCGGTGATCAGCGAggacgcagccgcagccgcggagTACGAGGAGGAGGCATTTGCTCGCTTCCGTAGGAGCTGGGAGTGTCGCCAAGGTGCCAACAGCTTCGAAGACCTCA CGTTATTCAGTCCCATGCTGTTTACACACTGCACACCGGGATTCAAGCCAGTAGACGGCGTCCTTGCAAGGACAGTTCAGATCTGTTCCATCAAACTTACTCATGTGAAACACTTTAAATGGCCACTGCAATTGTATGGTGTGGTTGCTGCCCGAGATGCTGTGGATGGGCGTCGCAACCCCATCTTCCTTCGTCCAAGGGATGATTGCCAAATCCTGAATGAGTCG GATCCTTTTTTGCATTGA